In the Suncus etruscus isolate mSunEtr1 chromosome 17, mSunEtr1.pri.cur, whole genome shotgun sequence genome, CGCGTCCTCCCCACGCCCCCCTCCGTGTCCACCTCCAGGTCTGTGCCCGCGTCCTCCCCACGTCCACCTCCGTGTCCACCTCCAGGTCTTCGCCCGCGTCCTCCCCACGCCCCCCTCCGTGTCCACCTCCAGGTCTGAGCCCGCGTCCTCCCCACGTCCACCTCCGTGTCCACCTCCAGGTCTTCGCCCGCGTCCTCCCCACGCCCCCCTCCGTGTCCACCTCCAGGTCTGTGCCCGCGTCCTCCCCACGTCCACCTCCGTGTCCACCTCCAGGTCTTCGCCCGCGTCCTCCCCACGCCCCCCTCCGTGTCCACCTCCAGGTCTGTGCCCGCGTCCTCCCCACGTCCCCCTCCGTGTCCACCTCCAGGTCTGTGCCCGCGTCCTCCCCACGTCCACCTCCGTGTCCACCTCCAGGTCTTCGCCCGCGTCCTCCCCACGTCCACCTCCGTGTCCACCTCCAGGTCTTCGCCCGCGTCCTCCCCACGTCCACCTCCGTGTCCACCTCCAGGTCTGTGCCCGCGTCCTCCCCACGTCCACCTCCGTGTCCACCTCCAGGTCTTCGCCCGCGTCCTCCCCACGCCCCCCTCCGTGTCCACCTCCAGGTCTGTGCCCGCGTCCTCCCCACGGCCACCTCCGTGTCCACCTCCAGGTCTTCGCCCGCGTCCTCCCCACGCCCCCCTCCGTGTCCACCTCCAGGTCTTTGCCCGCGTCCTCCCCACGTCCACCTCCGTGTCCACCTCCAGGTCTTCGCCCGcgtcctccccaccccctccccacctcccccccctccccaccccacctccgtGTCCACCTCCAGGTCTGTGCCCGCGTCCTCCCCACGTCCACCTCCGTGTCCACCTCCAGGTCTGAGCCCGCGTCCTCCCCACGCCCCCCTCCGTGTCCACCTCCAGGTCTGTGCCCGCGTCCTCCCCACGTCCACCTCCGTGTCCACCTCCAGGTCTTCGCCCGCGTCCTCCCCACGCCCCCCTCCGTGTCCACCTCCAGGTCTGTGCCCGCGTCCTCCCCACGTCCCCCTCCGTGTCCACCTCCAGGTCTGTGCCCGCGTCCTCCCCACGTCCCCCTCCGTGTCCACCTCCAGGTCTGTGCCCGCGTCCTCCCCACGTCCACCTCCGTGTCCACCTCCAGGTCTGTGCCCGCGTCCTCCCCACGTCCCCCTCCGTGTCCACCTCCAGGTCTGTGCCCGCGTCCTCCCCACGTCCCCCTCCGTGTCCACCTCCAGGTCTGTGCCCGCGTCCTCCCCACGTCCCCCTCCGTGTCCACCTCCAGGTCTGTGCCCGCGTCCTCCCCACGTCCACCTCCGTGTCCACCTCCAGGTCTGTGCCCGCGTCCTCCCCACGTCCCCCTCCGTGTCCACCTCCAGGTCTGTGCCCGCGTCCTCCCCACGTCCACCTCCGTGTCCACCTCCAGGTCTGTGCCCGCGTCCTCCCCACGTCCACCTCCGTGTCCACCTCCAGGTCTGTGCCCGCGTCCTCCCCAGGCCCCCCCGGCCCGCCCCGACTCACCGAGCGCCCTGAGGACGAAGCCCCTCGGGGGGCGCAGCGCCCGGCGGGCCCAGGCGTCGCGCAGCACCCGCAGGCAGTCGGGGGGCGCCCGCACGAGCAGCACGGCGCGGCTTAGCCAGCCCTGGAAGGCCAGGCGGCGGGCGGCGCGGGCGAGCGCCGGCTCCCAGGGGCAGCGCGCGTTGGCCCGGCGGAAGGCGCGGAACACGGCCAGGGCGCCCCGCGCGCGGGGCCGGGACGGGGGCGGCTCGGCCCGGCCCAGCACCAGCGCCAGCGAGCCCGGCGCCAGCTGCACCGGCGCGGCCATGCTCGGCCCTGCGCGGGGAGCCGGGGGCCGCGAGGGACCGGACGGGCGGACGGCCGGCCGGACGGACGGGCAGGGGCGGCGGTGGGCGGGCCGggccggagggagggagggagcgagggagggaggcaaGGGGCCGCCCCTGGGAGCTTTCTGTGCCCGGTGGCTAGCCCGGGTCCCTGCAGTCCAGGACCAGGTGGGTGGGGTCTCCGCCACCCCACTTGACTTTGGGGGCCCAAGTGAGAGGGGGCTCATGGGGTCTCTGCCATCGCCCACTTACTTTGGGGGTCCCAGGAAGAGGACCAAGAATGGGGTCTCCGCCACCCCCACTTGCTTTTGGGGACCCTAGTAAGAGGACTAGGTGAGGGGTCTGCCACCCCTCATTGCTTTTGGGGGCCCACGTGAGAGGGGCTCATGGGGGTCTCGCCATCGCCCACTTACTTTGGGGGTCCCAGGAAGAGGACAAAGAGTGGGGTCTCCGTCAACCCCACTTGACTTTGGGGGCCCAAGTGAGAGGGGGCTCATGGGGTCTCTGCCATCGCCCACTTACTTTGGGGGACCCTAGTAAGAGGACTAGGTGAGGGGTCTGCCACCCCTCATTGCTTTTGGGGGCCCACGTGAGAGGGGGCTCATGGGGGTCTCTGCCATCGCCCACTTACTTTGGGGGTCCCAGGAAGAGGACCAAGAATGGGGTCTCCGCCACCCCCACTTGCTTTTGGGGACCCTAGTAAGAGGACTAGGTGAGGGGTCTGCCACCCCTCATTGCTTTTGGGGGCCCACGTGAGAGGGGCTCATGGGGGTCTCGCCATCGCCCACTTACTTTGGGGGTCCCAGGAAGAGGACAAAGAGTGGGGTCTCCGTCAACCCCACTTGACTTTGGGGGCCCAAGTGAGAGGGGGCTCATGGGGTCTCTGCCATCGCCCACTTACTTTGGGGGACCCTAGTAAGAGGACTAGGTGAGGGGTCTGCCACCCCTCATTGCTTTTGGGGGCCCACGTTAGAGGGGACTCATGGGGGTCTCTGCCATCGCCCACTTACTTTGGGGGTCCCAGGAAGAGGACAAAGAGTGGGGTCTCCGCCACCCCCACTTGTTTTTGGGGACCCCAGCAAGAGGACTAGGTGAGGGGTCTGCCACCCCGCATTTGCTTTTGGGGTCCCAGTGAGAGGATCAAGTGGGGGGTCTCTGCTTCCTCCACTTGCTTTTGCGGAACCCAACTACAGGGGATAAAGTGGGGGTCTCTGCCACCCCCACTGGCTTTTGGGGTACCAGTTAGAGGAGACTGACTTACGTGGGGTGTCTCAACCACCCCCACTTGATTTTCAGAGTGTCAGTTAGAGACTAGGTGAGGGGCCTCTGCCACCCCTCATTTGCTTTTAGGGGTCCCAGTTAGAGGACCAGGTGGGGGGGGGTCTCTGCCACCCTCTGCTAGCTTTGCAGGGTCCCAGTGAGAGGTCTGGCGGTTTCACGGATCACATTGGGAGGCCCAGGTGGGAGCCTACCTTGAACCTGCCACAAGACCCCGTGAGCCCCTTTACAGTCCTGTAGAGCAAGGTCTGGCTCAAGGACCTTTTGAGGACTTGCTCAGTGTCCTGCATCTGGAGCACGGAGGACCTGGACCAGTAGGTGACCCGTTTCCTAGCACTCAAGCCTCCGCATTGTGGGTGTGGCCTGCTCCCAGTACTGGAAATGTGGGGGCCGGTGTGTCATATGTGAGGCCCTCCTTGGAACCCTGGTACCAAAAACGAGTGAAAAAGGAGCTCTTGCTGATCTCATGAAGCCTTGCTTTATCACCTGCTGTGACCTTAGCGGGGTCCTTCTCCCCGCAGACCACCACTGGGGACCACCAAGGCTATATCCACTTACTGGGGGCTCCCAAACTCAGTGTTTTGTGCATcaccccctccctttctttcaattttcattttggggctacacctggcagcgctcaggggatcctcctggctctgccttctgaAAGTGcccgtggcaggctcgggggaccagatgggatgccggaaatagaATCACCATCAGTccagtgttggccacgtgcaaggcaaacactgccgctgtgctaccactccggcccccaccatgtgattttattgttgctgttgttgttgttgccagcTCTGGCCAACAGACCTTGAAGTTGGATTTTACTGAAATCCGCCTGAATTTAGTCCTCCCTGGACCATCCGTGTCCCCTGTCCATGGTGCACCGTTCTAGTTCCATCTTCATTTCTCTTGGTTTTCAGGTCCCACATAGCTCCTCTCGGTGGTCATTCCAGGTGGTCTTAGGGGACCCTCtgtggtactaggaatcaaaGCTGGTTCaggggtgtgcaaggcaaatgcctaacacCCTGCAAGATGGCCCCCAAACTCCATTTCTGactttttctcctggctctcaccTACACTCAGGTACTCCACCTCTCcctactgttgcaagtcagcccctgaagacgttgactgatggagggatggaggatgaggtctttcccctctagctcgaagcacacgtctgccaccccgtccagccaacagttctgaggtgaaacggcgggtaaacagcttgcagacagtcaggcttgtggaaatattagctttattcggtggacaagactgaagtccaaagactcagcataagttccagccaaaaagcccctcgccttccacagacccttgtttttatcccccagaatcaggtaccacccaatggtgggatcagataccacccaatggtggaagcagaatcaggtactaccctagggtgggggcagaatgccaggtcacaccctagggtagggcacaatcacagatcacggtagggtcagtaacataataatcccctaaaatatttacgtACACAACACCTACTTACTCCTGTCCTGGCAAAAGCTAGcttctttgtttttgccattcCCTTTGCCCAGAAGGCTTTGCCCCAGCCCTGCTTGCCAGGTGGCATCAAGCAAAATCTCACTCATAAAgcttgccacacctggcagattACATCTCTCCCCCGAGCACACTGTCAGCCTCGAACAACACAGATGTTTAGTCGCTGTCTCCCGGGTAGGCACCACTGGGCAGGGTCAGGCCCCTTCCTGAGTCACCTCTGACCTAGACAGAGCCCAGATTGGCTGCAGATTCTTGTTACCTGACTCAAACCCAACAGAACCAGTACTTGAGTCGGGAGAGCCTTGCTTCTGCTGTATCTATCTCATGGGCCTAACATCACTGCTTATAAAAGCACTTCtgaaggccagagtggtggcgcagcagtagggcgtttgccttgcacacggctgacctaggacgcacctgggtttgatcccgtgtcccatatggttcccccaagccaggagcaatttctgagcacatagccaggagtaacccaagtgtcaccgggtgtgggggcccccccccaaaaaaaaaagtaaataaagtaaaagcacTTCTGGTTTGAGAGTGAGTTAAGGGAAACCTAATGATTTAACAGTCTATGCCCAGGG is a window encoding:
- the STOX1 gene encoding storkhead-box protein 1 isoform X3 codes for the protein MAAPVQLAPGSLALVLGRAEPPPSRPRARGALAVFRAFRRANARCPWEPALARAARRLAFQGWLSRAVLLVRAPPDCLRVLRDAWARRALRPPRGFVLRALGDVFPVQMTPVTQSQFIPLAEVLCCAIADMNSAQVVVTQESLLAHLMKHYPGHRVWHLII